The following proteins are encoded in a genomic region of Natrinema sp. DC36:
- a CDS encoding AAA family ATPase yields the protein MSSSESDGVTLSVRAAEKGDAGRGVARIPEPVRRQLGILSGDAVVIEGEESTVAKMWPADPSVPDNAIQVDGDTRANAGVHVGDTVTVRAKDKSTIADADRVTLVAPSGLAESQRRAAENSATEKLRNRPVRAGEQVRIEGIDQQPFRVTDTDPDGDVRITSGTTVRLADLESRPDATPSSSTTGSTGRGRQSDGSAGASAGSDSQLEAETAELDPGSGVTYEDIGGLDEELELVREMIELPLSEPELFRRLGVEPPSGVLLYGPPGTGKTLIARAVANEVDAEFETISGPEIMSKYKGESEEQLRETFEKAREEAPTIIFFDEIDSIAGTRDDDGDAENRIVGQLLTLMDGLDGRGEVIVIGATNRVDAIDPALRRGGRFDREIQIGVPDETGRREILEVHTRGMPLADDVDIDAIARRTHGFVGADLDAVASEAAMAAIRDRPTETDDRREWNRDPTVRKRHFDAALASVEPSAMREYVAESPTTDFSDVGGLDEAKQTLRESVEWPLTYDRLFEETNTDPPSGVLLYGPPGTGKTLLARALAGETDVNFVRVDGPEIIDRYVGESEKAIREVFERARQSAPSIVFFDELDAIAAARGDGHEVTERVVSQLLTELDGMRENPNLVVLAATNRKDQIDPALLRPGRLDTHVFVGEPDLDAREKILAVHTQGKPLADDVDVNELAAELEGYTGADLEALVRDASMRAIREVAAESDPETANERADEVRIERRHFEAAGESTDRT from the coding sequence ATGAGTTCGTCGGAATCGGACGGCGTCACGTTGTCGGTTCGCGCTGCCGAAAAGGGAGACGCCGGCCGGGGCGTCGCGCGAATTCCCGAACCGGTGCGGCGACAGCTCGGCATTCTCAGCGGCGACGCCGTCGTGATCGAGGGCGAGGAATCGACGGTCGCCAAGATGTGGCCCGCCGACCCGTCGGTCCCCGACAACGCCATTCAGGTCGACGGCGATACCCGAGCGAACGCCGGCGTTCACGTCGGTGACACGGTTACCGTCCGGGCGAAAGACAAGTCGACCATCGCCGACGCCGATCGGGTGACGCTCGTCGCACCGTCGGGACTCGCCGAGAGTCAGCGACGGGCCGCCGAAAACAGCGCGACGGAGAAACTCCGCAATCGACCGGTCCGTGCGGGGGAGCAGGTCCGGATCGAAGGGATCGATCAGCAGCCGTTCCGGGTCACCGACACGGATCCCGACGGTGACGTTCGAATCACGAGCGGGACGACGGTTCGGCTCGCCGACCTCGAATCGAGACCGGACGCCACTCCGAGTTCGAGCACGACGGGATCCACCGGCCGCGGCCGACAGTCGGACGGATCCGCCGGAGCATCGGCCGGTTCCGACTCCCAACTCGAGGCCGAAACGGCCGAACTCGATCCGGGATCCGGCGTCACCTACGAGGACATCGGCGGCCTCGACGAGGAACTCGAGCTGGTCCGCGAGATGATCGAGCTCCCGCTGTCGGAGCCGGAGCTGTTCAGACGCCTCGGCGTCGAACCGCCGTCCGGCGTCCTGCTGTACGGCCCGCCGGGCACCGGGAAAACGCTGATCGCACGCGCCGTCGCCAACGAGGTCGACGCCGAATTCGAGACGATCTCCGGGCCGGAGATCATGTCGAAGTACAAGGGTGAGTCGGAAGAACAGCTCCGAGAGACGTTCGAGAAGGCGCGCGAGGAGGCCCCGACGATCATCTTCTTCGACGAGATCGATTCGATCGCCGGCACGCGCGACGACGACGGAGACGCCGAAAATCGGATCGTCGGCCAGCTACTGACGCTGATGGACGGCCTCGACGGCCGCGGCGAGGTGATCGTCATCGGCGCGACCAACCGGGTCGACGCGATCGACCCCGCGCTCCGGCGCGGCGGCCGCTTCGATCGCGAGATTCAGATCGGCGTCCCCGACGAGACCGGGCGCCGGGAGATCCTCGAGGTCCACACCCGTGGGATGCCGCTGGCCGACGACGTGGATATCGACGCGATCGCGCGCCGGACCCACGGCTTCGTCGGCGCGGATCTCGACGCCGTCGCGAGCGAAGCGGCGATGGCAGCCATCCGCGATCGCCCAACTGAGACCGACGACCGCCGCGAGTGGAACCGAGATCCGACCGTCCGAAAGCGCCACTTCGACGCCGCGCTCGCGTCCGTCGAACCATCGGCGATGCGCGAGTACGTCGCCGAGTCGCCGACGACCGACTTCTCGGACGTCGGCGGCCTCGACGAGGCGAAGCAAACGCTCCGGGAGTCGGTCGAGTGGCCGCTGACCTACGACCGACTGTTCGAGGAGACGAACACCGATCCCCCCTCTGGGGTCCTGCTCTACGGCCCGCCCGGAACCGGGAAAACGCTGCTCGCGCGCGCACTGGCGGGCGAGACCGACGTCAACTTCGTCCGCGTCGACGGCCCCGAAATCATCGATCGATACGTCGGCGAGTCGGAGAAGGCGATCCGCGAGGTGTTCGAACGCGCCCGCCAGTCCGCCCCGTCAATCGTCTTCTTCGACGAACTCGACGCCATCGCGGCCGCTCGAGGCGACGGCCACGAGGTCACCGAGCGCGTCGTCTCGCAGCTCCTGACCGAACTCGACGGAATGCGGGAAAACCCCAATCTCGTCGTCCTGGCCGCGACTAACCGCAAAGATCAGATCGACCCGGCGCTGCTCCGGCCCGGTCGCCTCGACACCCACGTCTTCGTCGGCGAGCCCGATCTGGACGCCCGCGAGAAGATTCTCGCGGTTCACACGCAGGGCAAACCGCTCGCCGACGACGTCGATGTCAACGAACTCGCGGCCGAACTCGAGGGATACACCGGCGCGGATCTCGAGGCGCTGGTCAGAGACGCCTCGATGCGGGCGATTCGAGAGGTCGCCGCAGAGTCAGACCCCGAAACGGCCAACGAGCGGGCCGACGAGGTCCGAATCGAGCGACGACACTTCGAGGCCGCGGGGGAGTCGACCGACCGAACGTGA
- a CDS encoding DUF87 domain-containing protein yields the protein MSFVLGRGGDREDGPVGHLGSYRALDGSDGAPLYLDLDGPHAILLVGKRGYGKSYTMGVIAENLARSRGVAPVLVDPMGAFGTLAEPADGEAVPASVVDEPTVTAASLDPRSWCELLGLSPERGAGSLLWRAAQDESTIGDMQAHVASADASNVAVRAATNHLRLADSWGVFDPDGLDATALGGPEISVIDVSELAAAPMNAVCRGVAEALYRARVCESIDRLPWLLLDEAHAFFDGVAEPALETILTRGRAPGVSLVAATQRPSAVPEVGISQSDILCAHRLTARDDLAALEHAQPTYVNGSLADTERLPDAPGEVVVIDDATETIHAARIRSRDTPHGGTSPTASGSMACSKNERAE from the coding sequence GTGAGTTTCGTACTCGGTCGTGGCGGCGATCGCGAGGATGGCCCCGTCGGTCACCTCGGTTCCTACCGGGCGCTCGACGGCAGCGACGGCGCGCCCCTCTACCTCGATCTCGACGGGCCACACGCGATACTGCTCGTCGGCAAACGCGGCTACGGGAAGTCGTACACGATGGGTGTCATCGCGGAAAACCTGGCTCGATCACGCGGTGTCGCGCCCGTTCTCGTCGATCCGATGGGTGCGTTCGGCACGCTGGCGGAACCGGCCGACGGCGAGGCAGTCCCAGCCAGCGTCGTCGACGAACCGACCGTCACGGCCGCGTCCCTCGACCCCAGATCGTGGTGTGAACTGCTCGGCCTCTCGCCGGAACGCGGTGCTGGCAGCCTGCTCTGGCGAGCCGCACAGGACGAGTCGACGATCGGAGACATGCAGGCCCACGTCGCGTCCGCAGACGCTTCGAACGTTGCAGTGCGCGCCGCGACTAACCACTTGCGCCTCGCCGACTCGTGGGGCGTCTTCGACCCCGACGGACTCGATGCGACGGCCCTCGGCGGTCCGGAGATATCGGTCATCGACGTCTCGGAGCTTGCGGCCGCACCGATGAACGCCGTCTGTCGCGGCGTCGCGGAGGCGCTGTACCGAGCGCGGGTCTGCGAATCGATCGATCGGCTCCCCTGGCTCTTGCTCGACGAGGCCCACGCGTTCTTCGACGGCGTGGCCGAACCCGCCCTCGAGACGATCCTCACGCGCGGCCGTGCGCCCGGTGTCAGTCTGGTCGCCGCGACGCAACGACCGAGCGCCGTCCCCGAGGTCGGCATCTCGCAGTCCGACATCCTCTGTGCGCACCGACTGACCGCCCGGGACGACCTGGCGGCGCTCGAACACGCACAACCGACGTACGTGAACGGCTCGCTGGCCGATACAGAGCGGTTGCCGGACGCGCCCGGGGAGGTCGTCGTCATCGACGATGCGACGGAGACGATCCACGCTGCCCGGATTCGCTCTCGAGACACCCCGCACGGGGGAACGAGTCCGACCGCGAGCGGCAGTATGGCCTGCAGTAAGAATGAACGGGCCGAGTGA
- a CDS encoding CDC48 family AAA ATPase — protein sequence MNEVQLEVAKAYPNDSGRGIARLDPDTLLHLKLSPGDIIEIEGADTTAAKVWRADRQDWNTDTVRIDGFTRQNADVGIGERVTIRKAEATKADKLVLAPPEEASVQFGSDAAGMVKRQILKRPVVGRDIVPVMSSTNHPFMRSPGQAIPLIAVETEPEGVVLITEDTDVELREEPISGFEKTGGGITYEDIGGLQNEIQRVREMVELPMKHPQIFKKLGIEPPQGVLLHGPPGTGKTLLAKAVANETSASFFSIAGPEIISKYYGESEQQLREIFEDATEESPSIIFIDELDSIAPKREDVTGEVERRVVAQLLTMMDGLESRGQVIVIAATNRVDSVDPALRRPGRFDREIEIGVPDETGREEILQIHTRGMPLSDDVSLGHLADETHGFVGADIESLTKEAAMKALRRYLPEIDLDEEDIPPSLIDRMIVKRTDFRGALNEVEPSAMREVLVELPKISWDDVGGLQDAKDQVQESVEWPLSNPERFDRLGVDPPAGVLLYGPPGTGKTLMAKAVANETNANFISVRGPQLLSKWVGESEKAIRQTFRKARQVSPTVIFFDELDALAPGRGGEVGSNVSERVVNQLLTELDGLEDMENVMVIGATNRPDMIDPALLRSGRFDRLVMIGQPDVDGRERILEIHTEDTPLAADVTLREIAEITDGYVGSDLESIAREAAIEALREDEEADIVEMRHFRQAMENVRPTITDDILDYYEQIEEEFQGGTSGPDPTGRRGSRIGFQ from the coding sequence ATGAACGAAGTCCAACTGGAGGTCGCGAAAGCGTACCCGAACGACTCGGGTCGTGGTATCGCCCGACTCGACCCGGACACGCTGTTGCATCTGAAGCTGAGTCCGGGCGACATCATCGAAATCGAGGGTGCAGATACGACTGCCGCGAAGGTCTGGCGTGCGGACCGGCAGGACTGGAACACGGACACCGTCCGTATCGACGGATTCACCCGTCAAAACGCCGACGTCGGTATCGGCGAACGGGTGACGATTCGGAAGGCCGAAGCGACGAAAGCCGACAAGCTCGTGCTCGCACCGCCCGAGGAGGCGTCGGTCCAGTTCGGCTCCGATGCCGCGGGCATGGTGAAACGGCAGATCCTCAAGCGTCCGGTCGTCGGACGTGACATCGTCCCCGTAATGAGCTCGACGAACCATCCGTTCATGCGATCGCCGGGCCAGGCGATCCCACTCATAGCCGTCGAGACCGAACCGGAGGGCGTGGTCCTCATCACCGAAGACACCGACGTCGAACTCCGCGAGGAGCCGATCTCGGGCTTCGAGAAGACCGGAGGCGGGATCACCTACGAGGACATCGGCGGCCTCCAAAACGAGATCCAGCGGGTCAGGGAAATGGTGGAACTCCCGATGAAGCATCCGCAGATCTTCAAGAAACTCGGCATCGAGCCGCCACAGGGCGTGCTCCTGCACGGGCCGCCGGGAACCGGGAAGACCCTGCTCGCCAAGGCCGTCGCCAACGAGACCTCCGCCAGCTTCTTCTCTATCGCTGGCCCGGAGATCATCTCGAAGTACTACGGCGAGTCCGAACAGCAACTCAGGGAGATTTTCGAGGACGCCACCGAGGAGTCGCCGTCGATCATCTTCATCGACGAACTCGACTCCATCGCACCCAAGCGCGAGGACGTCACCGGCGAGGTCGAGCGCCGGGTCGTCGCCCAGCTCCTCACGATGATGGACGGCCTCGAGTCGCGAGGCCAGGTCATCGTCATCGCCGCAACCAACCGCGTCGACTCGGTCGATCCCGCGCTGCGCCGGCCCGGCCGGTTCGACCGCGAGATCGAGATCGGCGTCCCCGACGAGACGGGCCGCGAGGAGATCCTGCAGATCCACACCCGCGGCATGCCCCTCTCGGACGACGTCAGCCTCGGCCACCTCGCCGACGAGACCCACGGCTTCGTCGGTGCTGACATCGAGAGCCTGACCAAGGAGGCGGCGATGAAGGCGCTCCGACGCTACCTTCCCGAGATCGATCTCGACGAGGAGGATATCCCGCCGAGCCTGATCGATCGGATGATCGTCAAGCGGACGGACTTCCGCGGGGCGCTCAACGAGGTCGAACCCTCGGCGATGCGGGAGGTCCTCGTCGAACTCCCGAAGATCTCCTGGGACGACGTCGGCGGCCTGCAGGACGCCAAAGATCAGGTCCAGGAGTCCGTCGAGTGGCCGCTCTCCAATCCCGAGCGGTTCGATCGGCTGGGCGTCGACCCGCCCGCCGGCGTCCTGCTCTACGGCCCGCCGGGGACCGGGAAGACGCTGATGGCGAAGGCCGTCGCCAACGAGACCAACGCGAACTTCATCTCCGTGCGCGGCCCGCAACTGCTCTCGAAGTGGGTCGGCGAATCGGAGAAGGCCATCCGACAGACCTTCCGCAAGGCGCGACAGGTCTCTCCCACGGTCATCTTCTTCGACGAGCTCGACGCGCTCGCACCGGGCCGAGGCGGTGAGGTCGGCTCGAACGTCTCCGAGCGGGTCGTCAACCAGCTGCTGACCGAGCTCGACGGACTCGAGGACATGGAGAACGTGATGGTCATCGGCGCGACCAACCGACCGGACATGATCGACCCCGCACTCCTGCGCTCGGGCCGGTTCGACCGACTGGTCATGATCGGCCAACCCGATGTCGACGGTCGCGAACGCATCCTCGAGATCCACACCGAGGACACGCCGCTGGCCGCCGACGTCACGCTGCGCGAGATCGCCGAGATCACGGACGGCTACGTCGGTAGCGACCTCGAGTCGATCGCTCGCGAGGCGGCCATCGAGGCCCTCCGCGAGGACGAGGAGGCCGACATCGTCGAGATGCGTCACTTCCGACAGGCCATGGAGAACGTCCGGCCGACGATCACCGACGACATCCTCGACTACTACGAGCAGATCGAAGAGGAGTTCCAGGGCGGCACGAGCGGCCCCGATCCGACGGGTCGCCGCGGCAGCCGCATCGGCTTCCAGTAG
- a CDS encoding helix-turn-helix domain-containing protein, with protein MGLIAEFQVNSPDLPLTNAVAAVPEITVYIDRILVDDPDRPVVLCRAVDDADDEFGAALEDDLTVETHTTVDGTGGGSTYRIRLRDPPLPIYRKYVELGTTPLGGIVTVDGWWARARFPDREALAEYRTFCTDRGGTFKLERLTRESSSDDPPFGLTTEQYEALVAARDAGYFDVPREASTEEIGDRLGISAPSASERLRRGIDQLLENAL; from the coding sequence ATGGGCCTCATCGCCGAGTTTCAGGTGAACTCCCCAGACCTGCCGCTGACGAACGCGGTGGCGGCCGTCCCGGAGATTACGGTCTACATCGACCGAATTCTTGTCGACGATCCCGATCGACCGGTCGTCCTCTGCCGAGCGGTCGACGACGCCGACGACGAGTTCGGGGCCGCGCTCGAGGACGATCTCACCGTCGAGACGCATACGACAGTAGACGGGACGGGCGGCGGATCGACGTACCGGATCAGGCTCCGAGATCCGCCGCTCCCCATCTACCGCAAATACGTCGAACTCGGAACCACGCCGTTGGGCGGGATCGTGACCGTCGACGGCTGGTGGGCCCGAGCGCGGTTTCCGGACAGGGAAGCGCTCGCGGAGTACCGAACGTTCTGTACGGATCGGGGCGGAACGTTCAAACTCGAGCGGCTCACTCGGGAATCGTCGAGCGACGATCCGCCGTTCGGACTCACCACCGAACAGTACGAGGCGCTCGTCGCAGCCCGCGATGCGGGCTATTTCGACGTCCCGCGAGAGGCATCGACGGAGGAGATCGGCGATCGACTGGGGATTTCGGCACCGTCGGCCTCCGAGCGGCTTCGTCGCGGGATCGATCAGCTACTGGAAAACGCGCTGTAG
- the larC gene encoding nickel pincer cofactor biosynthesis protein LarC: MRILAFDGRMGASGDMILAALLDAGADPDVLEPVTDALEVEYRIDETTKRGIAATTVDVFLRSDGESDGDGHDHDTDHHHDRDDSGHEHDHDGTRAEGHGPHRSYLEVREIVAEMDLEPAVERDALAIFELLGEAEASVHGEALEEIHFHEVGADDAIADVVGAAALLRDLEPERVVTTPLATGGGTVSMSHGEYPVPTPAVVEIAERADWSLRGGPVDAELLTPTGAAILGHVADGIDALPALELEASGYGTGGYDLDPHPNVLRVLVGSGEGRGELAKDDIAVLETNLDDATPEVLGGLQETLADAGARDVSILPATMKKSRPGHLVKVICKPADRERVARALAEETGTLGVRDAGVTHRWIANREFETVTLEIDGDEYEVTVKIASDSDGEVYDVSAEYDDAMAVAREAGIAIRSVLHRAERAADSSIDGS, translated from the coding sequence ATGCGAATTCTCGCCTTCGACGGTCGCATGGGCGCGAGCGGCGACATGATCCTCGCCGCGCTCCTCGACGCCGGTGCCGACCCCGACGTCCTCGAGCCCGTGACCGACGCCCTCGAGGTGGAGTATCGGATCGACGAGACGACGAAGCGCGGCATCGCCGCGACGACGGTCGACGTGTTTCTGAGGAGCGACGGGGAGAGCGACGGAGACGGTCACGACCACGACACCGATCATCACCACGACCGGGACGATTCGGGTCACGAGCACGACCACGACGGCACTCGCGCCGAGGGTCACGGCCCTCACCGGAGCTATCTCGAGGTCCGCGAGATCGTCGCCGAGATGGACCTCGAGCCGGCGGTCGAACGCGACGCGCTCGCGATTTTCGAACTGCTCGGCGAGGCGGAGGCGAGCGTCCACGGCGAGGCACTCGAGGAGATCCACTTCCACGAGGTGGGAGCCGACGACGCGATCGCTGACGTGGTCGGTGCCGCGGCCTTGCTCCGCGACCTCGAGCCCGAGCGGGTCGTCACCACCCCGCTCGCGACCGGCGGCGGGACGGTGTCGATGAGCCACGGCGAGTACCCCGTGCCGACGCCGGCGGTGGTCGAGATCGCCGAACGGGCCGACTGGTCGCTGCGCGGCGGTCCGGTCGACGCCGAGTTGCTCACGCCCACCGGCGCGGCGATCCTGGGCCACGTCGCCGACGGGATCGACGCGCTGCCCGCGCTCGAACTCGAGGCGTCGGGCTACGGCACGGGCGGCTACGATCTCGATCCGCATCCGAACGTCCTTCGGGTGCTGGTCGGCTCCGGCGAAGGGCGTGGCGAACTCGCGAAAGACGATATCGCGGTCCTCGAGACGAATCTCGACGACGCGACGCCCGAAGTGCTGGGCGGGCTCCAGGAGACCCTCGCGGACGCGGGCGCTCGAGACGTGTCGATCCTCCCCGCGACGATGAAGAAGTCCCGTCCTGGCCACCTCGTGAAGGTCATCTGCAAGCCCGCGGATCGGGAGCGCGTCGCTCGAGCGCTGGCCGAAGAGACGGGAACGCTCGGCGTCCGTGACGCGGGTGTGACGCATCGGTGGATCGCGAACCGAGAGTTCGAGACCGTGACGCTCGAGATCGACGGCGACGAGTACGAGGTCACCGTGAAGATCGCGAGTGATTCCGATGGTGAGGTGTACGACGTGAGTGCGGAGTACGATGATGCGATGGCGGTTGCTCGAGAGGCGGGGATAGCGATCCGAAGCGTGCTTCACAGAGCCGAACGAGCAGCCGATTCGTCAATCGATGGATCCTGA
- a CDS encoding ribonucleotide-diphosphate reductase subunit beta, with the protein MATNEPAMQLETGTRSHNYYRNAVEKHWDPHEIDLEADREGAAELPDPAFEGLKQSLALFGAGEESVTEDLSPLAVVLEDIGDQMFITTQLYEESKHTDFFDRYWRDVIHTEEERRGQELSSPTDEKWFNEPYDELFERNERAMALLLEEDTPENRAKAHCHYHLTIEGILAQTGYYGLTLAYGENEPELPDLPGLVEGLKLIRSDEGRHVGFGMAKLKELVSEGDVDPDLLRETVDELVPLVQESLTSDDGASSEGGPGPSPSDLADYAYTKHEQRMRQITTASEQIPDVEELTELDA; encoded by the coding sequence ATGGCCACTAACGAGCCGGCGATGCAACTCGAGACCGGAACCCGGTCGCACAACTACTACCGAAACGCGGTCGAGAAGCACTGGGACCCCCACGAGATCGACCTTGAGGCGGACCGCGAGGGGGCCGCCGAGCTTCCTGACCCCGCGTTCGAGGGGCTCAAGCAGTCGCTCGCGCTGTTCGGTGCGGGCGAGGAGTCGGTGACGGAGGACCTCTCGCCGCTGGCGGTCGTCCTGGAGGACATCGGCGACCAGATGTTCATCACGACGCAGCTCTACGAGGAGTCCAAACACACCGACTTCTTCGATCGCTACTGGCGCGACGTGATCCACACCGAAGAGGAACGCCGCGGGCAGGAGCTCTCGTCGCCGACCGACGAGAAGTGGTTCAACGAGCCCTACGACGAACTGTTCGAGCGCAACGAGCGGGCGATGGCGCTCCTCCTCGAGGAAGACACCCCGGAGAATCGCGCGAAGGCCCACTGTCACTATCACCTGACGATCGAGGGGATTCTGGCCCAGACCGGCTACTACGGACTCACCCTCGCGTACGGTGAGAACGAACCCGAACTCCCCGATCTGCCGGGACTGGTTGAGGGACTCAAACTGATTCGCAGCGACGAGGGACGCCACGTCGGCTTCGGGATGGCGAAACTCAAGGAACTCGTGAGCGAGGGCGACGTCGATCCCGACCTCCTCCGCGAGACGGTCGACGAACTGGTACCGCTCGTCCAGGAGAGCCTGACGAGCGACGACGGGGCTAGCTCCGAGGGGGGCCCCGGTCCGAGTCCCTCCGACCTCGCCGACTACGCGTACACGAAACACGAACAGCGAATGCGCCAGATCACCACCGCGAGCGAGCAGATTCCGGACGTCGAGGAACTGACCGAACTCGACGCCTGA
- a CDS encoding DUF5796 family protein, with protein MSARNNVAPATISVDLVDGGVVVEYHDGREVFYHGPPEPVDGPLTTPPGKEVHVLVTDPDGVEGVMTYVNDRNTHDDILETTGVGRVMLERDDEEELFPGVTVATEAYSVRVEADLSVVDGRVFVFAEDEMSEHAYELVEETD; from the coding sequence ATGAGCGCACGGAACAACGTCGCCCCCGCCACGATCAGCGTCGATCTCGTCGACGGTGGCGTCGTCGTCGAATACCACGACGGTCGAGAGGTGTTCTACCACGGGCCGCCGGAACCCGTCGACGGACCGCTGACGACGCCGCCGGGGAAGGAAGTTCACGTCCTCGTCACCGACCCCGACGGCGTCGAGGGCGTCATGACCTACGTCAATGACCGCAACACTCACGACGACATCCTCGAGACGACCGGCGTCGGCCGCGTGATGCTCGAGCGCGACGACGAGGAGGAACTGTTCCCCGGTGTGACAGTCGCGACGGAGGCGTACTCGGTTCGCGTCGAAGCCGACCTCTCGGTCGTCGACGGCCGCGTCTTCGTCTTCGCCGAGGACGAGATGAGCGAACACGCCTACGAACTCGTCGAGGAAACCGACTGA